In Sphingobacterium sp. SYP-B4668, the sequence GCCCTCTCTTGGGATAACCTTCTGAAAGGGGTGGACAATAAGGATGTATATACTCGGATTGCCAAGAATAGTCGACGGATGGTCTCTTTTATCAAAAACAAAGTAATTGCTCTCTATCCATTTTGTGGGATAATGGCCGCACAGCGTGACCATATTTTAAATATTGTCTTTCGGAACTTATTTACGGCGACACAGCATAGTTTGCTGCTCGCTGAGGACAGTGACGAGTAAAGCTAAGAGAGGATATCGTGTAGTGCGTCATCTAGTACCGGGAATTTGAATCGGTAACCCAACTGCATAATCTTGGAGTTGGAGATGCGTGATCCGTTTAGGATCATATCTGCCTGCTGGCCTAGCGCAAGCTTGATGACGGGAGCCGGAACAGCGGGTAATACGACCTTTTTGTGAAGATGCTTTGCTAAGCGATGGGTGAATTGTCTATTGGTGATATGTTCTGAAGCAGCAGCGTTGACAGCACCTATAACGGAGGGCTGCCGTAAGGCGTATTCGAAGATGTGTATAAGGTCATCGATATGGATCCAAGGGAAATACTGCTGGCCACTACCTAATACGGGATTGGCGTAGTACTTGGATAGTTTAATCAATAAAGGGAGTGAGCCCCCATCATGGGCTAGGACGATAGAGGTTCGGATCTTGACTACGCGGTCCGCGACTTTGGTTGAATTAAATAAGTCCGCCTTAGCCTCCCAATCCTTGGTCAGATTGGCAAGGAAATCATCTCCAGGAGGGTCTTGTTCGTGAAAGATGTGTTTGGAAGTCGTCATTCCGTAATATCCCATTGCTGATCCTGAAATAAAGGTTTTGATGCGTTGGCCTAGCGATTGCAAAGTATCCAGCAGGAGTTGGGAAGCATCTATTCGACTACTTCGTAACAGTTGCTTCTGTTTGTCGGTCCATCGCTTATCAAAGATACTTGCTCCAGATAAATGGATGATGTGATTTACATTGGCAAAGGCATTTCTATCCACTTCGCCAGATGCAATATCCCACTTGAATTCACCATCTCTCTTGACATGACGTGTCAGGTAACGCAACTCATATTGTGCTTTTAATATTTTTGATAGATTGTTTGCTATGAATCCGTTAGCACCAGTTATAAGAATTATTTCTTTCATTGTGATAGTTGTTTTTCGAATGCCTCTGCTAGCGGATAGTCGCTAGCAATCAAATTGCCTACTTGCTTCGTACATCTGATCATACCCTGTGGATGACAAGAACACCAAAGTTCGCTCTTCTTCATAGTCACGAGGTACGGAAAAAACAAAATCCAATTTGCCATCTCTGTCTAGGTCTCCTACAAATGTAATCTTCATGAATGTATCATTAAACTGAGATTGGTCAATCAAGACGGCTACAGGTGCACCATTGATACTTAAATGGAGCTTGTAGTCTGTAATCGAGGAAGGAGAGCTTGATTCTGCGGATAACTTGCCTTCGGCTTGCAATTGATAATTTATTTCTTCAAAGGTATAAGTAAGGGGGTGGTTG encodes:
- a CDS encoding TIGR01777 family oxidoreductase, which encodes MKEIILITGANGFIANNLSKILKAQYELRYLTRHVKRDGEFKWDIASGEVDRNAFANVNHIIHLSGASIFDKRWTDKQKQLLRSSRIDASQLLLDTLQSLGQRIKTFISGSAMGYYGMTTSKHIFHEQDPPGDDFLANLTKDWEAKADLFNSTKVADRVVKIRTSIVLAHDGGSLPLLIKLSKYYANPVLGSGQQYFPWIHIDDLIHIFEYALRQPSVIGAVNAAASEHITNRQFTHRLAKHLHKKVVLPAVPAPVIKLALGQQADMILNGSRISNSKIMQLGYRFKFPVLDDALHDILS